A single region of the Amphiprion ocellaris isolate individual 3 ecotype Okinawa chromosome 4, ASM2253959v1, whole genome shotgun sequence genome encodes:
- the LOC111571854 gene encoding uromodulin-like encodes MQSIMRVPGGLFLLVLLHIFTGSSSGTLVTSCASCHDEATCLESRERGDTFSHQALSCVCKEGFVGDGLTCYDTKLCSDSSCCRQGYHWSPDRGCVKDPSVKASCGGVVCPSDTDCISVNGTERCADPCEHYSIIDDEWRSVNNTSSETIHCDGNIRWQGWHRMFLGQSSARIPDWCVSQFSCGTHAPIWMTQPHPTEYGRILSRDVCGTWHNRCCSIFSHTINVKLCYGNYYVYKLQGSLGCSYVYCAETYEANPGVPSTTDPRPQNSTTLATPYKTTVQPGFPTTQIPQPTPGTNGSYPGVSPTTPHPWPQATTQTIINTTAPGNNTAVPGNNTAVEGEIRLVNGGNSSCSGRVEIFHNGQWGTVCDDSWDLIDAQVVCRQLGCGRVLSAPVMAQFGQGTGHIWMDNVRCTGSESKLSECQHNGVGNHNCGHSEDAGVICEALSPVRLVNSDNRCSGRVEVFHNGQWGTVCDDSWGLNDAQVVCRQLDCGEARAAPTQAQFGQGSGPIWLDDVQCFGNEPSITDCTHRGFGVHNCGHHEDASAVCEFHSPSHEAPQLICRSDKLLIGLHINSVTAAGLNPFSGNLASRNCSWFSLQDDRVWYEVDAQAGACGNDLRTNSTHAVYSNALFIYPYNQSFAVPVTLPFSCAYPLNTDSSLYMTIRPFLPVSGGISGDGPKARAYMNLYRDPGFTDRYSGIQVSLPVGSPLYVGVTVSYGDTNFGLVLEDCFTTHSSNPDDPSRYPFIQNQCPAAGQPVSIIESGRSLQARFSAVLFTLQDDYRDIFLHCNLSLCDRRRYSCIPNCRSRTSRSVSSSASVEPITIGPITWQKPAQ; translated from the exons ATGCAGTCCATAATGAGAGTTCCTGGGGGGTTGTTTCTGCTCGTACTTTTGCATATATTTACAGGAAGCAGTTCAG GGACGCTTGTCACCAgctgtgcttcatgtcatgatgaaGCCACCTGTTTGGAGTCAAGAGAAAGAGGCGACACTTTCTCCCACCAGGCCCTGTCTTGCGTCTGTAAAGAAGGCTTCGTAGGCGATGGCCTTACCTGCTATGATACTAAACTGTGCAGTGACTCGTCTTGCTGTCGCCAAGGTTACCACTGGTCACCAGACAGGGGCTGTGTGAAAGACCCATCTGTAAAGGCCAGCTGTGGAGGTGTAGTTTGTCCTTCAGACACAGACTGCATCAGTGTTAATGGGACTGAGCGATGTGCTGATCCCTGTGAGCACTACTCTATAATAGATGATGAGTGGCGTTCAGTAAATAACACATCGTCAGAGACTATACACTGTGATGGAAATATTAGATGGCAAGGCTGGCATCGCATGTTTCTGGGTCAAAGCAGTGCTCGTATTCCAGACTGGTGTGTCAGTCAATTCTCATGTGGCACCCATGCTCCTATATGGATGACACAACCTCATCCTACAGAATATGGAAGAATTTTAAGTCGCGATGTGTGTGGTACCTGGCATAACCGCTGCTGCTCGATTTTCTCCCACACCATAAACGTCAAACTCTGCTATGGAAATTATTACGTCTACAAACTTCAGGGATCATTGGGATGCTCTTATGTATACTGTGCAG agaCATATGAAGCAAACCCCGGAGTTCCTTCAACCACTGATCCACGACCACAGAACTCCACCACCTTAGCAACTCCATATAAGACCACAGTCCAGCCAGGATTTCCAACCACACAAATACCACAGCCCACACCAG GGACAAACGGATCATATCCCGGAGTTTCTCCAACAACTCCTCATCCATGGCCACAGGCCACTACACAGACCATTATCAACACAACGGCACCAGGTAACAACACAGCAGTACCAGgtaacaacacagcagtggaagGGGAGATCCGCCTGGTCAATGGAGGAAACAGCTCCTGCTCTGGCAGAGTGGAGATCTTCCATAATGGACAGTGGGGGACGGTGTGTGATGATTCCTGGGACCTGATTGATGCTCAGGTGGTCTGCAGACAGCTGGGCTGTGGCAGGGTGCTCTCAGCACCAGTAATGGCACAATTTGGACAAGGCACAGGGCACATCTGGATGGATAATGTCAGGTGCACAGGGAGCGAATCAAAGCTCTCTGAGTGCCAACACAACGGAGTAGGAAATCACAACTGTGGTCACAGTGAAGACGCTGGTGTCATCTGTGAAG cTCTTTCACCAGTGAGGCTGGTCAACTCTGACAACCGCTGCTCTGGCAGAGTGGAGGTCTTCCATAATGGACAGTGGGGGACAGTGTGTGATGATTCCTGGGGCCTGAATGATGCTCAGGTGGTCTGCAGACAGCTGGACTGTGGTGAAGCTCGTGCAGCACCAACACAGGCCCAGTTTGGACAGGGCAGTGGACCCATCTGGTTGGACGATGTTCAATGTTTTGGAAATGAACCATCGATCACAGACTGCACTCATAGAGGATTTGGGGTCCACAACTGTGGTCACCATGAAGATGCCAGCGCTGTGTGTGAAT TCCATTCCCCTTCACATGAGGCTCCTCAGCTTATTTGCAGAAGTGATAAACTCCTGATCGGACTGCATATAAACAGCGTGACAGCTGCTGGTTTAAATCCATTCTCTGGAAATCTGGCTTCCCGCAACTGCTCCTGGTTCTCATTGCAGGATGATAGGGTTTGGTACGAAGTGGACGCTCAGGCAGGAGCCTGTGGAAATGATCTGAGG ACCAACAGCACACATGCCGTCTACTCCAACGCTTTGTTCATCTACCCATATAATCAATCCTTCGCCGTTCCTGTGACTCTTCCCTTCTCCTGTGCTTATCCTCTGAACACAGACAGCTCCCTGTATATGACAATCAGGCCATTCCTGCC GGTGTCAGGAGGTATTTCAGGTGATGGTCCAAAAGCCAGAGCCTACATGAATCTGTATCGTGACCCCGGCTTCACTGACCGTTATTCAGGAATCCAGGTCAGCCTCCCGGTGGGCTCGCCGTTGTATGTGGGTGTCACTGTGTCGTACGGAGACACAAACTTTGGGCTTGTTCTGGAGGACTGCTTCACCACTCACTCATCAAACCCTGATGATCCCTCGCGATACCCCTTCATCCAGAACCA GTGTCCTGCTGCCGGACAACCGGTGTCCATCATTGAAAGCGGCAGGTCCCTCCAGGCTCGTTTTTCTGCTGTGCTGTTCACGCTCCAGGATGATTACCGAGACATTTTCCTGCACTGCAACCTGAGCCTTTGTGACCGTAGACGTTACAGCTGTATCCCA AACTGCAGAAGCAGAACATCTCGCTCTGTTTCCAGCTCTGCTTCTGTGGAGCCCATCACCATTGGACCCATCACTT GGCAAAAACCAGCTC